A segment of the Malaya genurostris strain Urasoe2022 unplaced genomic scaffold, Malgen_1.1 HiC_scaffold_62, whole genome shotgun sequence genome:
ATCTAATGTTTTAATCACTAATCTTCCCTAGGGCCAACCGAAATTAATTCCGGTAAGCTGGTAGAACTTCAGATTGAACGGTCGATAGAATTCCCGCAGCCGCTCGATGGCCTGTGGCTCGATCCGGGGATGATTGCGTCCCTTCGTTTTGCCCAGGCAATGAGGCGAGGAACGTTCTTCGGATTTCAGCAAACAGGGAAATCCTTTGGTCGAGTTGAAGTAGAAATGTTTCTCATTTACCACCCGTTTCAGACCGAGAAAGTCCTGTACTCGGCCGATCTCAACCGCTGGATCGGCGATCAGACGTTCTCCGCTAACGAAAATCAGTTGGGACAGAGGGAAGTACTCGAGCCATCGTTCCAAGTGTTTGGCGTATACTCCGATTTTGACCGGTCCCCACGTAGTGTCCACAACACCACCGGATGTTCCATTCAGGAACGCAAGTTCTTCGAACTTTTTCATGTCTTTCTTTTTACTGCGAGCCTGTGTATAGTCCGAGATGGCACGTGTCACCGGATCTCGAACAACCACTAGCAATTTGGTACCTGGATTCATGTGGTAGACCCGTTTGGGAGCTTCCTTGGTGATGAAGTAACTCGGTGTTTTCTCCATCGTGATCTGACCTTCGATCGTCGGTGGCATATGGTGCCGGTACCAGTGCAAACCTTTGACGTAATGCCGATCGAAAAAGTGCACCTCACAACCGGCCGCCCGAACATCCGGATGTAGTCGGATAAATTCCAGCAGGGCACGAGTACCACTTTTTTTAATCCCGATGATCAGCGCATCCGGTAGATGTCGTGACGGTCGTAGACCTTGCGAGCGTAGGAAGCGATATTTCGGTGATCCGTCGGTAGCATTTAGGATGCCTTTCGATTCGTAACCGGTAGCATCACCGGTCAGCGGTACGATTCGAACGATCGAACCCAGGATTTTGATTTGCGGTGCGTCAGTCTCCTCTGTCGGTGTGGTTACTGTGGTGAAGCTTGTGTGggcctagaaaaaaaaacgaaaacaaaggTCAATAATTTTTTACTCTTGTCAGCATTAGATGGTGCCGGCAGGTTACCTTCTTCCATGTTCGGTTGATGCTCGCTATCAGACATGTGTTGAATGTGTAGGAAACGTAAAGCATGCagatgcagatgacaatcgtaaTCGCGATGGTACGATTACTCAGATTAGCATACCATTTGTGGAACATTCCTGTCGTGTTGTCTCACACCGGATGATGGCACCGAGCTAGGCTGTAAATAAGTCAGGAGAAAAAGTGTCCGGTTAAAAGGTTTGCTCCTGTGTTGAAGCGTAGCATACATGTGTCGTTGTCAACTAAATTGCATAACCGCAGGGTCAAGCAAACAATGTCACAAACCGAAAGTCCAACATACAAATAACACTTGCTTTTTCGCAGGCATAAAGCACAAGTGCCGGGCACGACAAATCCGGATCGGCCTGGCCTGGCCTGGCCGCATACATATGCGGTTGCAGTTCAAAAGGAAACAGCAATCGTTACGCCAACAGCGCTTTCAGTGCGAGACGACTACCAACCGgtatgggtgtgtgtgtgtgtgtgtgtgtgtgtgtgtgtgtgtgtgtgtgtgtgtgtgtgtgtgtgtgtgtgtgtgtgtgtgtgtgtgtgtgtgtgtgtgtgtgtgtgtgtgtgtgtgtgtgtgtgtgtgtgtgtgtgtgtgtgtgtgtgtgtgtgtgtgtgtgtgtgtgtgtgtgtgtgtgtgtgtgtgtgtgtgtgtgtgtgtgtgtgtgtgtgtgtgtgtgtgtgtgtgtgtgtgtgtgtgtgtgtgtgtgtgtgtgtgtgtgtgtgtgtgtgtgtgtgtgtgtgtgtgtgtgtgtgtgtgtgtgtgtgtgtgtgtgtgtgtgtgtgtgtgtgtgtgtgtgtgtgtgtgtgtgtgtgtgtgtgtgtgtgtgtgtgtgtgtgtgtgtgtgtgtgtgtgtttgtgtgtgtgtgtgtgtgtgtgtgtgtgtgtgtgtgtgtgtgtgtgtgtgtgtgtgtgtgtgtgtgtgtgtgtgtgtgtgtgtgtgtgtgtgtgtgtgtgtgtgtgtgtgtgtgtgtgtgtgtgtgtgtgtgtgtgtgtgtgtgtatgtgtgtgtgtgtgtgtgtgtgtgtgtgtgtgtgtgtgtgtgtgtgtatgtgtgtgagggTCGCACAAAAAGCATGCAACCAGGCGTGAATATGTCAGAGCAGCACTACAGCAGTGCCAGTCTCAAAAGGACAGGAAATTTGtgtctaaatttaaaaaataaataagcaCATGTCTTTCTGCCGGCTGTTCCTTACTGCAGGCGTCAAGTCACTATAGATCCGCATCGTAGTAGGCATCTTTTGCTGTGTTTGATATTATTCCTAGAATCAAACTATTTGCCTTGCTCATTTTCCCACTGCTGCTGAAAGGAGTCAAAAGGAACGTGTCTGCCCCGTGGTAATATGATCATGGCGTGTATTTGAATAGCACCGCATATTTTCCCCCCTGCCAACGCTACCGACGACACTGCGGTCGTCCTTGCCTTGATAGCAGTATTAACTAGCTTCCGAGTGTGATGATAACGACCGCTGCGGAGAATATTCGATGAGCTAATTTGCACCATGTCGAGAAAGTTTTCCCCTCGGGCGGCTAGGTATTGGGCCGGATTTGGAACAGAGAACCGGTATCCCCGGGGGGGACGTGGGTGcattaactttgttgaaatgtgtCAAAATTGAACATTATCTACAGCGGCGGGTTCGAAGCGATAATCGCAATGGTAGGACAGGTAATTTTCACCCTACTATCGATAGGACGGGTGAACTAATTTTCAGTAAGCAGTTGCTGGATATCGCTATCGTTACAAAATTCCCATAATAAATACTGCCTACACGGCTTCGTAATGCTGTTCTACTTTATATGGACTGTTCTATCACACGAATGAGACAGAAAGAAATCAGATCGCTTTCGTGTCTCGTTCGA
Coding sequences within it:
- the LOC131440069 gene encoding heparan sulfate glucosamine 3-O-sulfotransferase 6; translation: MFHKWYANLSNRTIAITIVICICMLYVSYTFNTCLIASINRTWKKAHTSFTTVTTPTEETDAPQIKILGSIVRIVPLTGDATGYESKGILNATDGSPKYRFLRSQGLRPSRHLPDALIIGIKKSGTRALLEFIRLHPDVRAAGCEVHFFDRHYVKGLHWYRHHMPPTIEGQITMEKTPSYFITKEAPKRVYHMNPGTKLLVVVRDPVTRAISDYTQARSKKKDMKKFEELAFLNGTSGGVVDTTWGPVKIGVYAKHLERWLEYFPLSQLIFVSGERLIADPAVEIGRVQDFLGLKRVVNEKHFYFNSTKGFPCLLKSEERSSPHCLGKTKGRNHPRIEPQAIERLREFYRPFNLKFYQLTGINFGWP